A part of Pseudomonadota bacterium genomic DNA contains:
- a CDS encoding RidA family protein, translated as MSQYKVTIFLLAFLMPISLLAETPEEKLAGMGIELFEPGPSEGLFVPAVTSGKLVFLSGHGPRKPNGSYVTGKVGSDIGIEEGQLAARYTCIAMLGSLKQEIGELSRVKRIVRVFGMVNVADGFNRMPAVINGCSQLLIDLWGENGRHARAAVGMAELPFDIAVEIEMVVELQ; from the coding sequence ATGAGCCAGTACAAGGTGACGATTTTTCTATTGGCGTTCCTGATGCCAATTTCGCTGCTGGCGGAAACGCCGGAGGAAAAGCTGGCCGGGATGGGTATCGAGCTGTTTGAACCGGGCCCGTCCGAGGGGCTGTTTGTGCCGGCGGTCACCAGCGGCAAACTGGTCTTTCTTTCAGGCCATGGGCCGCGAAAACCCAATGGCAGCTATGTCACTGGTAAAGTCGGCTCGGATATCGGTATCGAAGAGGGTCAACTTGCCGCGCGTTACACCTGTATCGCCATGCTGGGGTCTTTGAAACAGGAAATCGGCGAGTTGTCGCGGGTCAAACGCATCGTAAGGGTTTTTGGCATGGTCAATGTTGCCGATGGCTTTAACCGGATGCCCGCCGTGATCAACGGATGCTCGCAACTGCTGATCGACCTGTGGGGCGAAAATGGAAGGCATGCCCGGGCCGCGGTCGGCATGGCGGAATTGCCTTTTGACATCGCCGTCGAAATCGAGATGGTCGTTGAATTGCAATAG
- a CDS encoding tRNA (cytidine(34)-2'-O)-methyltransferase produces MFHVILYQPEIPPNTGNIIRLCANTGAQLHLIKPLAFELDEPRLRRAGLDYHEFASVKQHESLQDCLESVGDPRLFALSTRAPTPYDHPRFRPGDAFLFGPETRGLPMALIESVPVAQRLRIPLRPDNRSLNLANAAAVILYEAWRQRGFSGGA; encoded by the coding sequence ATGTTTCATGTCATTTTGTACCAGCCGGAGATTCCGCCGAATACCGGCAACATCATACGCCTGTGCGCGAATACTGGCGCGCAATTGCACCTGATCAAACCACTGGCGTTCGAACTGGATGAGCCCAGATTGCGCCGTGCCGGGCTGGATTATCACGAATTCGCCAGCGTGAAACAGCACGAGTCCTTGCAAGATTGCCTGGAGAGCGTCGGCGACCCCAGGTTATTCGCGCTTTCCACGCGAGCGCCGACACCATATGACCATCCCCGATTCCGCCCCGGCGACGCGTTTCTCTTTGGCCCCGAAACACGTGGGCTGCCTATGGCGCTCATTGAATCGGTACCGGTGGCACAGCGTCTGAGGATTCCGCTAAGACCCGACAATCGCAGCCTGAACCTGGCCAATGCGGCCGCGGTTATCCTCTATGAGGCATGGCGCCAGCGCGGTTTTTCGGGTGGGGCCTGA
- the secB gene encoding protein-export chaperone SecB has translation MSKKSTAAAEAGGQTRTFALQKIYLKDCSFESPNAPAIYAEPWNPGIQLNMHTTSSLVAENAHEVVLHTTLEAKLGDKVALLIEVQQAGIFQIVDASEDELKSLLACRCAEMLYPFSRQIISDLATQGGFPQLLLQPMDFEELFAQANAAGQAEAKTKTKTKTN, from the coding sequence ATGAGCAAAAAAAGCACCGCAGCAGCAGAAGCCGGCGGACAGACCAGGACCTTTGCCCTGCAAAAAATTTATCTCAAGGATTGCTCCTTCGAGTCACCGAACGCGCCAGCTATTTATGCCGAGCCGTGGAACCCGGGCATTCAGCTCAATATGCACACCACAAGTTCCCTGGTTGCCGAAAATGCTCATGAAGTCGTGCTGCACACGACGCTGGAAGCCAAACTCGGTGACAAGGTTGCGTTGCTGATCGAAGTGCAACAAGCGGGCATATTCCAGATCGTTGACGCATCGGAAGACGAACTGAAATCCCTGCTTGCCTGCCGTTGCGCAGAAATGCTTTATCCGTTCAGCCGCCAGATTATTTCAGACCTGGCAACACAGGGTGGTTTCCCGCAATTGTTGTTGCAGCCGATGGATTTCGAAGAATTATTCGCCCAGGCCAATGCAGCGGGTCAGGCTGAGGCTAAGACCAAAACCAAGACCAAGACCAATTAA
- a CDS encoding TonB-dependent receptor, translating into MSKQSAAGVVTRWLVLPAVLAMVIPTAGVFAQDEGAIEEVVVTGSRIRQNPLDQKDPVLTITADDMRQSGFASLGDYLNQLSISGSALNTRFNSSGNFGFPPDGGGIGAGSTQVDLRHLGCKRVLVMVNGVRWVNGASASGVSSCVDLNTIPLGVIARIEVLENGASPLYGSDAISGVVNIITKTDMNGIDISAYNGEFDEGDGVTQEYSITMGSTNEDSSSWISLNYYKQSRVKASTRSLAQFPAPFAGGARHGSSGTPQGRFVLPDPNTGVFINCTTVPGSGTIVYDPLDPCGVNGLNPLQNFDPWDNGDRFNFSQFNLVVTPSERWNIFGQSTRQISSNVNVTLMGSFTHRESTNQAAPEPWFIGSDAGNGNLMDTISVDVTNPFNPFGFTIDADPTLPDLFFIGRRPLEAGPRIFEQSVDTWYLSGRVDGAFAVGEREVYWDIGAAWSKNSASQLKQGAANSAKLKQALGPLADCTAPCVPLNIFGGQGANGQGTITQDMLDFVTFVQHDVSDQELVDITLNVSSTIADLPAGPLGFAAGYEHREEDGSFNPDPIVVAGESAGIPSLPTSGGFDVDEFYLEVNVPILADVSAAEDLSVSLAVRSSDYSTSGSETTASYGAYWKVVPDFVVRYNFSEGFRAPGIGELFGSASRFDATLTDPCSDFNNTGVSQTVINNCISQGVPADGSFVQSGGQIPVLTGGNMDLNPETSDTWTLGFVYSPSWVDNVGWIEGLTAEVTYYDIELTSAIGAIDAQTQLNVCAQTNDPALCSGISRVGSGTINRFANQLTNIGGIDTNGFDVNLTYLGPEGDIGTFRVTWQNSFVRDFDLLNVSSTGGVTSRDLLALEDNDKGIPKWKSTLGINWLKGNWGATWTLRHVSGLTESCSDFLDGSPDSLTNQGVCSIPDMANNSNSLNYLEATTYNDVQVMWRPDFGETNDLAITFGVQNLFDQDPPACFSCSLNGYDPSNYDAQGVFGYLQVALSFD; encoded by the coding sequence ATGAGTAAACAATCTGCTGCCGGCGTTGTCACGCGCTGGCTGGTCTTGCCGGCGGTACTGGCCATGGTAATACCGACAGCCGGCGTTTTCGCGCAGGATGAAGGGGCGATTGAGGAAGTCGTCGTTACCGGTTCACGCATCCGCCAAAACCCGCTGGATCAGAAAGATCCGGTATTAACGATCACCGCGGACGATATGAGGCAATCGGGGTTTGCCTCCCTGGGTGATTATCTCAATCAACTGTCAATTTCCGGTTCCGCACTGAATACCCGTTTCAACAGCAGCGGTAACTTCGGATTCCCGCCCGATGGCGGTGGCATCGGCGCTGGTTCGACGCAGGTCGATCTGCGTCATCTCGGTTGCAAACGGGTGCTGGTGATGGTCAACGGAGTTCGCTGGGTCAACGGGGCATCCGCCTCCGGCGTATCGTCCTGTGTCGACCTGAACACCATTCCGCTGGGCGTTATCGCGCGCATCGAGGTGCTGGAAAATGGCGCTTCGCCGCTGTATGGCTCGGATGCGATTTCCGGCGTGGTCAACATCATCACCAAGACCGATATGAACGGAATCGATATTTCCGCTTATAACGGCGAGTTCGATGAAGGCGACGGCGTTACCCAGGAATACTCGATAACGATGGGTAGCACGAACGAAGACTCGTCTTCGTGGATCAGCCTGAATTATTACAAGCAGAGCCGGGTCAAAGCGTCTACCCGCAGCCTCGCCCAGTTCCCGGCGCCCTTCGCGGGGGGAGCCCGGCATGGCAGTTCGGGAACGCCGCAGGGCCGCTTCGTATTGCCCGACCCGAATACCGGGGTATTCATCAACTGTACGACGGTCCCTGGATCGGGCACGATCGTATACGATCCCCTCGATCCTTGCGGGGTCAACGGTTTGAACCCCCTGCAGAATTTCGATCCCTGGGACAATGGCGACCGGTTTAATTTCTCACAGTTCAACCTGGTGGTAACGCCATCGGAACGCTGGAATATTTTTGGCCAGTCGACACGGCAGATCTCGTCCAACGTCAACGTGACGCTGATGGGTTCATTCACCCATCGCGAGTCCACCAACCAGGCCGCACCCGAGCCATGGTTTATCGGCTCCGATGCGGGTAACGGTAACTTGATGGATACGATCTCGGTCGATGTTACCAATCCGTTCAATCCGTTCGGATTCACGATCGACGCCGATCCGACGCTTCCGGACTTGTTTTTCATCGGCCGCCGGCCGCTGGAAGCCGGCCCGCGTATTTTCGAGCAGAGCGTTGATACCTGGTACTTGTCCGGTCGCGTCGATGGTGCTTTCGCTGTCGGCGAGCGTGAGGTCTATTGGGATATCGGCGCAGCCTGGTCCAAAAACTCGGCTTCTCAGCTGAAACAGGGTGCGGCCAATTCGGCCAAGCTGAAACAGGCCCTGGGCCCGCTGGCAGACTGTACCGCCCCTTGCGTACCGCTGAATATTTTTGGCGGTCAGGGCGCAAACGGCCAGGGCACGATCACCCAGGACATGCTCGACTTTGTCACTTTTGTACAGCATGACGTCAGCGATCAGGAACTGGTCGATATCACGCTGAACGTCAGCAGTACGATTGCTGATCTGCCCGCCGGCCCGCTGGGTTTTGCGGCCGGTTACGAGCATCGTGAAGAAGACGGTTCTTTCAACCCTGATCCGATCGTGGTAGCTGGCGAGTCCGCCGGCATACCATCACTCCCCACTTCGGGCGGTTTTGACGTTGATGAGTTTTATCTTGAGGTCAACGTACCGATACTTGCCGATGTCTCGGCAGCCGAAGATTTGAGCGTGTCGCTGGCAGTCAGAAGCTCTGACTACAGCACCTCCGGCTCGGAAACGACCGCATCCTACGGTGCATACTGGAAAGTGGTGCCTGATTTTGTCGTTCGCTACAATTTCTCCGAAGGATTCCGTGCACCGGGTATCGGCGAGTTGTTTGGTTCGGCATCGCGTTTTGATGCGACCCTAACCGACCCGTGTTCCGATTTTAATAACACGGGTGTTTCGCAGACGGTCATCAACAACTGTATCTCGCAGGGCGTGCCCGCGGATGGCAGTTTTGTGCAGTCCGGCGGACAGATTCCTGTCCTCACCGGCGGCAACATGGACCTGAACCCGGAGACCTCCGATACATGGACGCTGGGCTTCGTATACAGCCCGAGCTGGGTTGACAATGTGGGCTGGATTGAAGGACTGACGGCCGAAGTCACCTACTATGACATCGAACTAACTTCCGCGATCGGGGCGATCGATGCCCAGACCCAGCTGAATGTTTGTGCGCAGACCAACGACCCGGCGCTGTGCAGCGGTATCTCGCGTGTCGGCAGCGGCACGATCAATCGCTTCGCCAACCAGTTGACCAACATCGGTGGTATTGATACCAACGGTTTTGATGTCAATCTGACCTACCTGGGGCCGGAGGGCGATATCGGCACCTTCAGGGTGACCTGGCAAAACAGCTTCGTCAGAGATTTTGACCTGCTCAACGTCAGCTCTACCGGTGGTGTTACGAGTCGGGACCTGCTGGCGCTTGAGGACAATGACAAGGGTATTCCGAAATGGAAATCCACCCTTGGCATCAATTGGCTGAAGGGCAACTGGGGCGCGACCTGGACGCTGCGCCACGTTTCGGGCCTGACCGAATCCTGTAGCGACTTCCTGGACGGCTCGCCTGACAGCCTGACCAACCAGGGGGTGTGCTCGATTCCTGATATGGCCAACAACAGTAATTCATTGAATTATCTGGAGGCGACGACCTATAACGATGTGCAGGTCATGTGGCGGCCGGACTTCGGTGAAACCAACGACCTGGCCATAACGTTCGGTGTCCAGAATTTGTTCGATCAGGATCCACCGGCCTGTTTCAGCTGTTCGCTGAATGGTTACGATCCGTCGAACTATGACGCGCAGGGCGTGTTCGGTTATTTGCAAGTTGCACTCAGCTTCGATTAG
- a CDS encoding S41 family peptidase, with product MSRKYQRFTVLLGSLFLSVALALTSGVLADRYDVEDETDEMPVDQTRLFAEVLHKVRSDYIDEVAYEELIEMAIRGMVAGLDSHSAYLDAEEYEEILINTAGSYSGVGLEVSVENDQILVVAPFDGTPAKRAGIRSGDIIISIDDMPVVHKNLGETISRMRGKPGSRVKIVVSRAGVAEPLSFDLERTHIRITSVKGKMLEPGYGYLRISQFSDNTGAELEDALRKLMKEAGGQLDGLILDLRDNPGGVLDAAVEVADLFLNSGLMVSANGRADDARFSMRARRGDLLKGARMAVLVNSGSASSSEIVAGALKDLDRATIVGSQTYGKGSVQTVIPLSGGRALKLTTSRYFTPSGESIHQRGIMPDIVVTSDDEETVALMSLTSAIEADVLMKDNHVRTALATVKRRAILNSRAE from the coding sequence ATGTCGCGAAAGTACCAACGCTTTACTGTTTTGCTGGGCAGCCTGTTCCTCTCAGTTGCGCTGGCCCTTACCTCCGGTGTCCTGGCGGATCGTTACGATGTCGAGGACGAGACCGACGAGATGCCGGTAGATCAAACCAGGCTGTTCGCGGAAGTGCTCCACAAGGTTCGTTCGGATTATATCGATGAAGTGGCTTATGAAGAGCTGATCGAAATGGCGATACGCGGCATGGTTGCCGGTCTGGATTCGCATTCGGCCTATCTTGACGCAGAAGAATACGAGGAAATCCTGATCAATACCGCAGGCAGTTACAGCGGTGTAGGGCTGGAAGTCAGCGTAGAAAATGACCAGATCCTGGTGGTCGCACCGTTTGACGGTACTCCCGCGAAACGGGCCGGGATCCGCAGTGGCGATATCATTATCAGCATTGACGATATGCCGGTCGTTCATAAAAACCTGGGCGAGACCATCTCGCGGATGCGCGGCAAGCCAGGCAGCCGGGTCAAAATTGTCGTTAGCCGTGCGGGCGTGGCAGAACCGCTGAGCTTTGATCTTGAGAGAACCCACATCCGGATAACGAGCGTAAAAGGGAAAATGCTCGAGCCCGGCTATGGCTATTTGCGCATCTCACAATTCAGCGATAACACCGGCGCCGAACTGGAAGATGCCTTGCGGAAGCTGATGAAAGAAGCGGGAGGCCAGCTGGATGGCCTGATACTGGATTTGCGCGACAACCCCGGAGGCGTACTCGATGCAGCCGTCGAAGTGGCGGATTTGTTTTTGAACTCGGGGCTAATGGTGTCGGCGAATGGCCGGGCGGATGACGCGCGCTTTAGCATGCGCGCCAGGCGGGGTGATCTGCTTAAGGGAGCGCGGATGGCCGTGTTGGTCAATTCAGGATCGGCATCGTCTTCCGAGATCGTGGCCGGGGCGCTGAAAGACCTGGATCGGGCAACGATTGTCGGCTCGCAGACCTACGGCAAAGGCTCGGTGCAGACAGTGATACCGCTGTCCGGCGGCCGGGCCTTGAAACTGACGACTTCCCGATATTTCACGCCATCCGGCGAATCGATACACCAGCGGGGCATTATGCCGGATATTGTGGTCACCTCGGATGACGAGGAAACCGTTGCCTTGATGTCGCTAACGAGTGCTATCGAGGCGGATGTCCTGATGAAAGACAACCACGTGCGAACCGCACTGGCAACGGTCAAAAGGCGCGCAATTCTCAACAGCAGGGCAGAGTGA
- a CDS encoding peptidoglycan DD-metalloendopeptidase family protein: MKTRHAFFLAGLFAMIAAVVAQDAGDNETELAELRGAINALNRTLQADREKKDHAQAGLRNVELEVAAARKLLRKTSQEVAASRAQQISLAAEQNAQKAALARHRYELGRQLRSAYISGRQERIRLLLNQENPAALGRVMTYYGYLTEQRAVLLKIVEQGLARLRQLDRLTEEETGRLVGLERRRQKELARLDAARQERAAIVAGLERQISSSGRQLASMQMQEQELQHLMNSLRRALVEFPMVVRDPFAGKKGSLGWPIKGRLINDFGQPRAGGRLRWQGVMLGAVRGAEVRAVYHGRVAYADWLPGMGLLMVIEHGDGFLSLYGHSESLYREVGDWVEAGEIIGIVGDSGGNLLSALYFEIRRGVTPLNPHQWLSRR, encoded by the coding sequence ATGAAAACCCGACACGCATTTTTCCTGGCTGGCCTGTTCGCGATGATAGCGGCCGTTGTTGCGCAGGATGCCGGCGACAATGAGACCGAGCTGGCTGAACTGAGAGGGGCTATTAATGCACTGAATCGCACCTTGCAAGCGGATCGGGAAAAAAAGGATCACGCGCAAGCGGGCCTCCGTAACGTGGAACTGGAAGTAGCCGCCGCGCGCAAGCTGCTGCGCAAAACCAGCCAGGAGGTGGCCGCTAGCCGGGCGCAGCAAATCAGCCTGGCGGCCGAGCAAAATGCGCAAAAGGCGGCGCTGGCGCGCCATCGGTATGAACTCGGGCGTCAGTTGCGGTCCGCCTATATCAGCGGCCGCCAGGAGCGAATTCGCCTGCTGCTGAACCAGGAAAACCCCGCTGCGCTGGGTCGCGTCATGACTTATTACGGTTACCTGACCGAGCAACGGGCGGTCCTGTTAAAGATCGTCGAGCAGGGCTTGGCCAGGCTGCGACAACTCGATCGTCTCACAGAAGAGGAAACAGGCCGGCTGGTTGGCCTGGAGCGCAGGAGACAAAAAGAGCTTGCCCGACTGGATGCGGCACGCCAGGAAAGGGCGGCCATAGTCGCCGGTCTGGAGCGGCAGATTAGCAGCAGCGGCAGGCAATTGGCGAGCATGCAGATGCAGGAACAGGAACTACAGCATTTGATGAACAGCCTGCGGCGGGCCCTGGTGGAATTCCCCATGGTCGTCAGGGATCCATTTGCCGGCAAAAAGGGCTCGTTGGGCTGGCCGATAAAAGGTCGGTTGATCAATGACTTCGGGCAGCCGCGTGCCGGTGGGCGGCTGCGATGGCAGGGCGTCATGCTGGGCGCCGTAAGGGGCGCCGAGGTTCGGGCTGTTTATCACGGGCGGGTCGCATACGCGGACTGGTTGCCGGGAATGGGTTTGTTGATGGTCATCGAACACGGCGACGGGTTTTTGAGCCTGTACGGCCATAGCGAGTCGCTCTACCGGGAAGTCGGGGACTGGGTCGAGGCGGGCGAAATCATAGGTATCGTCGGCGACAGCGGCGGCAACTTGTTGTCAGCGCTGTATTTCGAAATTCGGCGGGGAGTCACGCCGCTGAATCCGCATCAGTGGCTGAGCCGGCGATGA
- a CDS encoding NAD(P)-dependent glycerol-3-phosphate dehydrogenase translates to MSILGAGSWGTALAIQFARKGRPVLIWGRNSRHLEELERVRCNHVYLPAADFPPSLKIESDFAKAVAGSDDLLLVVPSHAFRELLTAMKPLLGKNHRISWATKGFELGTGKLPHQVASEVLSDKYPLAVLSGPTFAREVGLGLPTAMTVAADDQEFARELAEEISDDNFRAYTSNDIIGVEVGGAVKNVLAIGAGVSDGLGYGSNTRIALITRGLVELGRLGRALGARPETFMGLAGMGDLVLTCTDDQSRNRRMGLALAAGKSPDEAAREIGQVVEGVMAARAVHQVSLRHQVEMPICAQVYRILYQGATPESAVQALMTRDLKSEDHSANLE, encoded by the coding sequence ATCAGCATACTGGGAGCGGGCTCCTGGGGTACCGCGCTGGCCATTCAGTTTGCCCGCAAGGGCAGACCGGTCCTGATTTGGGGTAGGAACTCTCGGCATCTCGAGGAATTGGAGCGCGTACGGTGCAACCACGTTTATTTGCCCGCTGCTGATTTTCCGCCGTCTCTGAAAATCGAAAGCGATTTTGCAAAGGCTGTAGCTGGCTCGGACGACCTGCTGCTGGTCGTACCGAGCCATGCCTTCCGGGAATTGCTGACGGCGATGAAACCGCTGCTTGGAAAAAACCACCGAATTTCCTGGGCGACCAAGGGTTTTGAACTGGGCACCGGCAAACTGCCGCACCAGGTCGCAAGCGAAGTGCTCTCCGACAAATATCCGCTGGCGGTTTTGTCCGGCCCGACTTTTGCCCGTGAAGTGGGTTTGGGCTTGCCAACCGCCATGACGGTAGCTGCGGACGATCAGGAGTTTGCTCGCGAACTGGCCGAGGAAATTTCCGATGATAATTTCCGCGCTTATACCTCGAATGACATCATTGGCGTCGAAGTCGGCGGTGCAGTGAAGAATGTCCTGGCCATCGGCGCCGGTGTATCGGACGGGCTGGGGTACGGATCGAACACGCGCATTGCGCTGATTACGCGGGGATTGGTCGAGCTTGGCCGCCTGGGCCGTGCGCTGGGGGCCAGACCAGAGACATTTATGGGTCTGGCAGGTATGGGCGACCTGGTTTTGACTTGCACCGATGACCAGTCGCGTAACCGGCGTATGGGGCTGGCGCTGGCCGCGGGGAAATCACCCGATGAGGCAGCCCGCGAAATAGGCCAAGTCGTCGAGGGCGTAATGGCCGCACGCGCGGTACACCAGGTGTCTTTGCGCCACCAAGTGGAAATGCCGATCTGCGCACAGGTCTACCGGATCCTTTACCAGGGCGCGACCCCGGAATCAGCGGTACAGGCCCTGATGACTCGCGATCTCAAAAGTGAAGATCACTCTGCGAACCTGGAGTAA
- a CDS encoding diguanylate cyclase, whose translation MTQKEDIPTTRHQIRWLHALFVALLGAFLFLRLDTGGSGKLVAAFFAFGLLTAALVWRSENDDWSLPLLNLLGVSVISLAVWRYGAAAGLSGLVVLPLLAAALRQPPVFFVALLLFALLSQGVAVPDWSSRYQLVQFFLPGVAALAIVMFQREQKDSLDKRVVKLEILDMLTGVHNIRAFNNLLQHTHRLAKRHGYLYSVVAVDLVGLNSINQKFGRQAGNGCLQSLAGALQEIMRTTDVLARAGGGEFLILLPATDHAGAGLAIKKIRERIASLTYDAKGSVMQLAVHAGMATYPKDQQEPGEIIDHADRQLELDRNLRHKSQPTWV comes from the coding sequence ATGACTCAAAAAGAGGATATACCCACAACGCGCCATCAGATTCGCTGGTTGCACGCCTTGTTCGTGGCCTTGCTCGGCGCGTTTTTATTTTTGCGCCTGGATACAGGCGGCAGCGGCAAACTGGTGGCTGCTTTTTTTGCTTTTGGTTTGCTAACCGCCGCTTTGGTATGGCGGAGTGAGAATGACGACTGGTCGCTGCCGTTACTAAATCTTCTCGGTGTATCTGTGATTTCCCTGGCAGTTTGGCGTTACGGGGCGGCAGCCGGGCTAAGTGGTTTGGTTGTTCTGCCCTTGCTGGCGGCAGCTCTGCGCCAGCCACCGGTCTTTTTCGTTGCCTTGTTATTGTTTGCCTTGCTGTCCCAGGGTGTGGCAGTACCCGACTGGTCATCGCGTTACCAGCTGGTGCAATTTTTTCTGCCGGGCGTGGCTGCCCTGGCCATCGTCATGTTTCAGCGGGAACAGAAGGATTCACTTGATAAGAGGGTGGTCAAACTGGAAATACTGGACATGCTGACCGGCGTGCATAACATCCGGGCGTTCAACAATCTTCTGCAGCACACCCATCGACTTGCCAAGCGCCACGGATACCTTTATTCGGTAGTTGCCGTGGACCTGGTTGGACTCAATTCCATCAACCAGAAATTTGGCAGGCAAGCCGGCAACGGGTGCCTGCAAAGCCTGGCCGGAGCCCTGCAAGAGATCATGCGGACTACCGATGTCCTCGCCAGGGCGGGTGGTGGCGAGTTCTTGATATTATTGCCGGCGACCGATCATGCCGGCGCCGGCCTTGCAATTAAGAAGATCCGCGAACGCATTGCCAGCTTGACCTACGATGCCAAGGGGTCGGTGATGCAACTGGCCGTACACGCGGGGATGGCGACCTATCCTAAGGATCAGCAGGAGCCCGGTGAAATAATCGATCATGCGGACCGGCAACTGGAACTGGACCGAAATCTACGCCACAAGAGCCAGCCGACCTGGGTGTGA
- a CDS encoding divergent polysaccharide deacetylase family protein yields MLRPLRLSLALFVFVSMAAAGSVVISPGNESSPAMMAIIIDDLGHRYADGLRAVQLPGPVTCSVLPKTPFGRKLAIRAHELGKQVMLHLPLEAEFGEELEPGGISLDTSQQAMQEIVLDDLDWLPFVAGVNNHRGSLLTRHPGHMRWLMGILASRDLFFVDSRTTPHTVALQVAREQAVSATERDIFLDHELNEDAIRQALSRAIGMALQEGSVVVIAHPHPLTMEILEEAIPSLLRKGVRLSSVPEVIRYREGRELARQQTLAETARELASPDPHIKSANP; encoded by the coding sequence TTGCTGAGACCATTACGCCTGTCACTGGCCTTGTTCGTGTTTGTGTCGATGGCAGCGGCGGGCTCTGTCGTAATATCTCCGGGCAATGAGTCATCGCCAGCGATGATGGCGATCATCATCGATGACCTGGGACATCGCTACGCAGACGGTCTACGCGCGGTGCAGTTACCGGGCCCGGTCACTTGCTCGGTGTTGCCGAAAACGCCATTCGGCAGAAAACTGGCTATCAGGGCGCATGAGCTTGGCAAGCAAGTCATGTTGCACCTGCCGCTGGAGGCGGAATTCGGCGAGGAGCTGGAGCCCGGCGGCATTTCCCTGGATACCAGCCAGCAAGCGATGCAAGAAATCGTTCTCGACGATCTCGACTGGCTGCCTTTCGTGGCGGGCGTCAATAACCATCGCGGCAGCTTGCTTACCCGCCACCCGGGTCACATGAGATGGCTGATGGGCATCCTCGCCAGCCGCGATTTGTTTTTTGTCGACAGCAGAACCACTCCGCATACCGTGGCCTTGCAGGTGGCCCGGGAGCAGGCGGTCAGTGCGACCGAAAGAGACATATTTCTTGATCATGAACTGAACGAAGATGCGATCCGGCAGGCCCTGAGCCGAGCGATCGGGATGGCGTTGCAAGAAGGCAGCGTAGTGGTTATCGCACATCCTCACCCATTGACCATGGAGATTCTTGAGGAGGCTATTCCATCGCTGCTGCGGAAGGGTGTCAGGCTAAGCAGCGTGCCGGAGGTCATCCGCTACCGGGAAGGGCGCGAATTAGCTCGGCAGCAAACGCTTGCTGAGACAGCCCGGGAATTGGCCAGCCCCGACCCGCATATCAAGTCCGCAAATCCATGA
- a CDS encoding rhodanese-like domain-containing protein, whose protein sequence is MSQLLEFAANHPYLAGGVVALSILVLVNELRLRSNTGNFLDPANVVSLINKGAAVLDLRSAERFATGHVVGARNIPVDQLESSAGKLKRYSGKPMIVYCDNGTACRKAVARLQEMGFEHTVAMRGGLQAWTQENMPLVKD, encoded by the coding sequence ATGTCACAGCTTCTTGAATTTGCAGCCAACCATCCCTATCTAGCTGGTGGAGTCGTCGCACTAAGCATTCTTGTGCTTGTCAACGAACTTCGCCTGCGCAGCAATACGGGGAACTTCCTCGATCCCGCCAATGTGGTTTCCCTGATCAACAAGGGCGCCGCGGTGCTGGATCTTAGAAGTGCCGAAAGGTTTGCCACCGGTCACGTAGTCGGCGCCAGGAACATCCCGGTTGACCAGCTAGAGTCGTCCGCCGGCAAACTGAAACGCTACTCGGGCAAACCCATGATCGTGTATTGCGACAATGGCACCGCTTGCCGCAAGGCGGTGGCCAGGCTGCAAGAAATGGGATTCGAACATACGGTGGCAATGCGTGGTGGGCTGCAGGCCTGGACGCAGGAAAATATGCCGCTGGTCAAAGACTGA